In the Diachasmimorpha longicaudata isolate KC_UGA_2023 chromosome 1, iyDiaLong2, whole genome shotgun sequence genome, one interval contains:
- the Mcr gene encoding CD109 antigen — MWRLPLLLILASAVAQQPDDPYTSTRDSWPRYDQNDPQNPAFGYRNPFDRPDQSPYDRQDQSPGFPGSRTPGLPDNLIFKEATYFVVASRMCRPGQIYRVAVDILRTSLPMTVRATIQRNGVEIAADYKDVKEGIPENLMLRMPPTSIPGDYKLRVEGMYNGLTGGQAFLNETRLDFTQRSMTIFIQLDKPVYMQGQTVRFRAIPINTELKAFNDPVDVYMLDPNRRIMRRWLSRQSNLGTVSLSYQLSDQPVYGDWIIQIIAQGQVEETKFVVEEYYQTRFEVNVTMPAFFFDTDPFIHGIIQANYTSGAPVRGNLTLKASYRPIDKYRAQNYVMQEQSFNFNEYYPAWFKTVDRYGSSPVLRFFNGTYRFEYPMSDLLAYSPSLDGMEVTIIATVGERFLDEVVVGYSTARIYNSSVRVHFVGGSPQVFKPAMAFDLHVLASFFDGSMLRDSQLFNAQMEIKADIETRNGRRQLDTQYLKATDENPSIWEVKIDLRKQLNLLDDPRRAQQELNGITGMRVYASLLDGEGHRAQAELRLLAHESPEQRHIKVSTSTKSAKVGEYLVLHVQTNFYIETFSYVILSKGSIVLSGQDIMEHNIRTFSIPLSPEMAPVVTAVVYHVGRYGDVVADSLTVPVNGISRNNFTVFINNKKARTGERVEVAIYGEPGAYVALSGTDRAFYTMQAGNELTYAKVISKMSHFDEETNGTHSHSWVFHAGDPDEIVHFPASTFGIDVNRTFEYIGLVVFTDAYVYRKPDMCNRTQGYAECISGSVRCYRFEKKCDGIFDCEDGTDEARCLIGNATDLSLFRKSRFNRIQRQYENVWLWKDINIGPHGRHIFNIDVPRRPVHWMVTAFSMSPSRGFGMLPRALEYTGVLPFFINVEMPDKSRQGEQIGIRVSVFNYMKYNIEATVVLAGSDDYKFVHVEENGIVQSYNPRTSFGEHQFFIWIPAQDAEIVYLPIVPVRLGDIKVKIYATTIIGRDMVERNLHVEADGLPQYRHESILLDLSNRGYLFQYMHVNITETPIIPYSEQRYYVFGSNKATISVVGDVVGPIFPTMPVNATSLMGLPMDCAEQNMFSFAVNMYTTLHMRLINQRKRAVEKDSFYHMNIGYQRQLSFMNPDGSFSLFRSDWNNSSPSVWLTAFCARIFQEASFYEWENYLYIDPDVIAQAVSWVIRHQTVHGSFYEVTWFPDRKINSTLQDDEGIIRSRNISLTAHVLITLETVKDLTGGLGSQVALAAVKASKWLEQNLNLLEIKGTPYEIAITAYALLLSKSASAEQAFNLLSMHARREGEYTYWGRRHVPLPPYKIENNKPFLLPRLPYEYDSENIETTAYALLVHVARQEVMIEPIVKWLNAQRLTDGGWASTQDTAWAMKGLMDYTVRSRIREVSSLVVSVEATSLPGKTKILRIDDSNLVQRQPIEIPEAWGTVKVEAKGAGYAILQMTVQYNVDQPRFQTQPPIKAFDLVVKPDFVGRNKSHIVYKSCQRWTNVEESARSGMAVLDVTIPTGYMIQQQTLDRYTRSRMVRNLQRARFQWSEKKVLFYFDYLDSEETCVNFTVERWYPVANMSAYLPVRVYDYYAPERFNETIFDALPTYILNICEVCGSSQCPYCSIYNAGPILKSSGIVLVVSLLVSVFRYFRGHEFNIG, encoded by the coding sequence ATGTGGCGCCTACCGCTGCTCCTCATCCTGGCTTCTGCCGTGGCGCAGCAGCCGGACGACCCTTACACATCCACACGCGACTCCTGGCCTCGTTACGACCAGAACGACCCCCAGAATCCAGCATTCGGTTACCGAAATCCCTTCGACCGTCCGGATCAGAGTCCATATGATCGCCAGGACCAGTCCCCAGGTTTCCCCGGTTCACGTACCCCTGGCCTCCCTGACAACCTAATTTTCAAAGAAGCAACCTACTTCGTGGTGGCCTCTCGCATGTGCAGACCTGGTCAGATCTACCGTGTGGCTGTGGACATCCTCCGCACCAGTCTTCCCATGACAGTTCGCGCGACCATCCAGAGAAACGGAGTGGAGATAGCTGCTGACTACAAAGACGTGAAGGAAGGCATTCCAGAAAATTTAATGCTTCGGATGCCTCCCACGTCGATCCCAGGGGACTACAAACTCAGAGTTGAGGGGATGTACAACGGTCTCACTGGCGGTCAAGCCTTCCTCAACGAGACCAGATTGGACTTCACTCAGAGATCGATGACTATCTTCATTCAACTGGACAAACCTGTCTACATGCAGGGCCAGACCGTTCGTTTCCGCGCAATTCCAATTAATACGGAACTCAAAGCTTTCAATGATCCCGTCGACGTCTACATGCTGGACCCCAACAGGAGGATCATGAGAAGGTGGCTCAGCAGGCAGAGCAACCTGGGCACAGTCTCTCTATCCTATCAATTGTCCGATCAACCGGTCTACGGGGACTGGATCATTCAGATCATCGCGCAGGGACAGGTGGAGGAGACTAAGTTTGTCGTGGAGGAGTACTATCAGACGAGATTCGAGGTCAATGTCACCATGCCTGCTTTCTTCTTCGATACAGATCCTTTTATTCATGGTATTATTCAGGCGAATTACACCTCCGGAGCACCTGTCAGGGGGAACTTGACACTGAAGGCTAGTTACCGGCCGATTGATAAATACAGGGCCCAGAATTATGTGATGCAGGAACAATCTTTCAATTTTAACGAGTATTATCCAGCTTGGTTTAAGACTGTTGATCGGTATGGATCGTCACCCGTGTTGAGATTCTTCAATGGAACTTACAGATTTGAATATCCAATGTCCGATCTCCTGGCGTACTCCCCATCACTCGACGGAATGGAAGTAACGATAATTGCAACTGTTGGCGAGAGATTCCTAGACGAAGTGGTCGTGGGCTACTCAACAGCCAGAATCTACAACTCGAGTGTTCGTGTCCACTTCGTCGGAGGTTCACCCCAGGTGTTCAAGCCAGCAATGGCCTTCGATCTGCACGTCCTGGCATCGTTCTTCGATGGATCGATGCTACGGGACTCTCAGCTGTTCAACGCACAAATGGAAATCAAAGCGGATATCGAGACCAGAAACGGGAGGAGACAGCTCGACACGCAGTATTTAAAAGCCACTGACGAGAACCCCTCGATCTGGGAGGTGAAAATTGACCTGAGAAAACAGTTGAATCTTCTCGATGATCCCCGACGTGCCCAGCAGGAACTCAACGGCATCACGGGGATGAGAGTGTATGCGAGCCTGCTAGATGGCGAAGGCCACCGAGCACAAGCTGAACTTCGTCTTCTAGCGCATGAATCACCGGAGCAGAGGCACATCAAAGTCTCGACCTCTACGAAGAGTGCCAAAGTGGGCGAGTACCTGGTTCTCCATGTCCAAACCAACTTCTACATTGAGACCTTCAGTTACGTGATTTTATCGAAGGGATCGATTGTTCTCAGTGGACAGGACATCATGGAGCACAATATAAGAACGTTCTCAATTCCCTTGAGTCCAGAAATGGCACCAGTGGTTACAGCAGTGGTCTACCACGTCGGCAGATACGGCGACGTCGTCGCCGACTCCCTGACGGTCCCTGTTAACGGCATCTCCCGCAACAACTTCACTGTCTTCATCAATAACAAGAAAGCCCGCACTGGTGAGCGCGTCGAAGTCGCCATCTATGGTGAACCCGGTGCGTACGTCGCCCTCTCAGGAACTGATCGTGCTTTCTACACGATGCAAGCAGGCAACGAGCTCACCTACGCCAAGGTAATCTCCAAGATGTCGCACTTTGATGAGGAAACCAACGGAACGCACTCGCATAGCTGGGTTTTCCACGCCGGTGATCCAGACGAAATTGTACACTTTCCAGCCTCCACTTTCGGAATTGACGTTAACAGGACCTTCGAATATATTGGTCTCGTCGTCTTCACTGACGCTTACGTCTACAGGAAACCCGACATGTGCAACAGGACTCAGGGTTACGCCGAATGCATTTCAGGTTCAGTTCGTTGTTAtcgattcgaaaaaaaatgcgacGGAATATTCGACTGTGAGGATGGTACAGATGAGGCAAGATGCTTGATAGGAAACGCCACCGACCTCTCGCTCTTCCGCAAGAGCCGATTCAATCGAATTCAGCGGCAATACGAGAACGTTTGGCTGTGGAAGGATATAAATATCGGTCCTCATGGCCGTCACATCTTCAATATCGATGTTCCAAGGCGCCCGGTTCACTGGATGGTAACAGCCTTCAGCATGAGTCCCAGCAGAGGCTTCGGAATGCTGCCAAGAGCTCTAGAGTACACCGGTGTCCTTCCGTTCTTCATCAACGTGGAAATGCCTGATAAGAGTCGACAGGGAGAACAAATAGGCATTCGAGTGTCTGTATTCAACTACATGAAGTACAACATTGAAGCAACGGTGGTCCTGGCGGGCTCTGACGATTACAAATTCGTTCACGTCGAGGAGAATGGAATCGTTCAATCATACAATCCCAGGACGTCCTTCGGAGAACACCAGTTCTTCATCTGGATCCCGGCACAGGACGCTGAGATTGTGTATCTTCCGATAGTTCCAGTGAGACTTGGCGACATCAAAGTCAAGATCTATGCGACGACGATCATTGGTCGCGATATGGTGGAGAGGAATCTTCATGTCGAAGCCGATGGTCTCCCTCAGTACAGGCATGAGTCTATACTTCTGGATCTCAGTAACAGGGGATATCTGTTCCAGTACATGCACGTCAATATCACAGAGACTCCGATTATCCCGTATTCGGAGCAACGTTACTACGTCTTCGGCTCGAATAAAGCTACGATATCAGTTGTCGGAGACGTCGTGGGACCAATATTCCCAACGATGCCGGTCAATGCCACTAGTTTGATGGGACTTCCCATGGATTGTGCCGAGCAGAACATGTTCAGCTTTGCTGTTAATATGTACACAACATTGCACATGAGACTGATAAACCAACGTAAGAGAGCTGTTGAGAAAGACAGTTTCTACCACATGAACATAGGTTACCAGCGCCAATTGTCCTTCATGAATCCAGACGGTTCATTCAGTCTCTTCAGAAGTGACTGGAACAATTCATCACCAAGTGTTTGGCTTACAGCCTTCTGCGCGAGGATTTTCCAGGAAGCGAGTTTCTACGAATGGGAGAACTACCTTTACATCGATCCCGATGTCATTGCTCAAGCTGTTTCCTGGGTCATTCGCCATCAAACCGTACACGGTTCATTCTATGAGGTGACATGGTTCCCagacagaaaaataaatagcacTCTGCAGGATGATGAGGGCATCATCAGGTCGAGAAATATCAGTCTAACAGCTCATGTTTTGATAACCTTGGAGACTGTGAAGGATTTGACTGGTGGTCTGGGGTCACAAGTGGCTTTGGCTGCAgttaaagcgtcaaaatggcTAGAGCAGAATCTCAACCTGTTGGAGATTAAAGGAACCCCCTATGAAATCGCAATCACAGCATACGCGTTACTTCTTTCGAAATCAGCATCAGCAGAACAGGCATTCAATCTTCTATCCATGCATGCTAGACGAGAGGGAGAGTACACTTACTGGGGAAGACGGCATGTACCTCTACCCCCTTATAAAATAGAGAATAATAAGCCCTTCTTACTGCCCCGATTACCATATGAATACGACTCTGAGAACATCGAGACGACAGCTTATGCTTTGCTGGTGCATGTGGCAAGACAAGAGGTGATGATAGAGCCTATTGTCAAGTGGCTGAATGCCCAGAGGCTGACCGATGGTGGATGGGCATCAACTCAGGACACAGCCTGGGCCATGAAGGGTCTGATGGATTACACTGTCAGGTCTAGGATCAGGGAAGTGAGTTCTCTGGTGGTAAGCGTTGAAGCTACTTCATTGCCTGGTAAAACGAAGATTCTGAGGATTGACGATAGTAATCTAGTTCAGAGACAACCCATTGAGATCCCTGAGGCCTGGGGAACTGTTAAAGTCGAGGCTAAGGGGGCTGGGTATGCTATTCTCCAGATGACTGTTCAATACAATGTTGATCAGCCACGTTTCCAGACCCAGCCACCTATCAAAGCATTTGATCTCGTTGTTAAACCTGATTTCGTGGGTAGAAACAAGTCTCATATTGTTTATAAGAGCTGTCAAAGGTGGACTAATGTTGAGGAGTCTGCTAGATCAGGAATGGCAGTGTTGGACGTCACTATTCCTACGGGATACATGATTCAACAGCAAACTTTGGACAGGTACACCAGGTCCAGAATGGTGAGGAATCTGCAGAGGGCGAGGTTCCAGTGGAGTGAGAAAAAAGTGCTGTTCTACTTTGATTATTTGGATAGTGAGGAGACCTGTGTCAATTTCACTGTTGAGAGGTGGTACCCAGTTGCCAACATGTCAGCCTATCTACCTGTTAGGGTTTATGACTACTATGCACCAGAGAGGTTCAACGAGACCATCTTTGACGCCTTACCAACTTATATTCTTAATATCTGCGAGGTCTGTGGAAGTTCACAGTGTCCCTACTGTTCGATTTATAATGCAGGGCCGATTCTAAAATCTTCTGGAATTGTGCTGGTGGTCTCCCTTCTAGTGTCTGTTTTCAGGTATTTTAGAGGGCACGAGTTTAATATTGGATAG
- the LOC135168634 gene encoding SET and MYND domain-containing protein 4-like isoform X1, which produces MATSDQEAIQDHFSRIREWLNAHRDLSYPEIFSPLYNDEDRIRLTIAILGEHSLLGGGTPTEKSAYALGKDLNLSQIHGSSADHLLRHRKRAKHDIVIQLCTLAIMCAPVDSQELAIAYGRRAEALLQVKLYEDCLKDVERAVKLEYPPSLMTKLLLIKTRALASLFEVDSIIVEKAIEETKALAKEMSGNKRGPITYVLNQIISGKVKRSNHVVKWNDEGSLPDFPPGHVDNAELPGASAAIAIRYSGKYGRHVVATRDIDVGEVLAVQMPYAAVLELDRRNTNCWYCLKQTWSGIPCDECVTVLFCSEECKERAWSEFHDIECNILGFIITEKMDITAIMSARLLIKGWREAGSWERLKENMEAIESNSDLRTKGFTSNILDSKKYTSIITLSACTEKRSMEDLFRLSVGATTLVYTLATMTTIFGEKLAGDRDVLLSHPWVVFAGSILLKHTQIHSVNSQMACEWDPKAGSSWTRAMVLIPLYGLINHSCDPSVNYTSHGRYMALHTIRPIKKGEQIFDHRGVSFASVPYAQRQLQRRQLFFFMCDCLPCQQNWPEFNDLPSYSEMDLPKSVVETLDTIMCSHNVFNIMQSRSTLDNSSVTPLSLVVLIENLKELYKYVQQPCREIEEVVRTLEHIWLQTGSRCQSLDS; this is translated from the exons ATGGCGACTTCAG ACCAAGAAGCCATCCAAGACCATTTCTCAAGAATCCGCGAGTGGCTGAACGCCCACCGAGACCTGTCCTATCCAGAAATTTTCTCACCGCTCTATAATGACGAGGACCGCATCAGACTAACCATCGCAATCCTCGGCGAGCACAGCCTCCTAGGGGGAGGCACACCCACCGAGAAGTCAGCGTACGCTCTCGGGAAGGACCTGAATTTGTCTCAGATACATGGCTCATCTGCAGATCATTTGCTCAGACACCGTAAGCGTGCTAAACATGACATCGTTATCCAGCTCTGTACACTGGCGATAATGTGCGCCCCAGTAGATTCCCAGGAACTTGCGATAGCCTACGGTAGACGTGCTGAGGCACTCCTTCAGGTGAAGCTATATGAGGACTGTCTCAAGGATGTGGAGAGAGCGGTGAAGTTGGAGTACCCACCGAGCCTAATGACGAAGCTTCTTCTGATAAAAACAAGGGCCCTGGCGAGTCTCTTCGAGGTTGACAGCATAATCGTGGAGAAGGCCATCGAGGAGACAAAGGCGTTGGCTAAAGAAATGAGTGGTAATAAAAGGGGGCCCATCACCTACGTTCTGAACCAGATCATCAGCGGAAAAGTCAAACGATCGAATCATGTCGTCAAGTGGAATGACGAGGGATCCCTTCCAGATTTCCCCCCTGGACATGTCGATAATGCAGAGCTTCCTGGAGCATCAGCAGCCATTGCCATTCGTTACTCCGGAAAATACGGGAGGCATGTTGTAGCCACCAGGGATATCGACGTAGGAGAGGTGTTGGCTGTCCAAATGCCTTATGCTGCAGTTCTTGAACTCGATAGGAGAAACACCAATTGCTGGTACTGCTTGAAGCAGACCTGGTCTGGCATTCCATGCGACGAGTGTGTTACTGTTCTTTTTTGCTCGGAAGAGTGCAAGGAAAGGGCTTGGTCGGAGTTTCATGACATCGAATGTAACATTCTCGGATTTATCATTACGGAGAAGATGGATATCACTGCTATCATGAGTGCCAGACTGCTCATCAAGGGGTGGCGGGAGGCTGGCAGCTGGGAGAGACTGAAGGAGAACATGGAGGCGATCGAATCTAATTCTG ATTTAAGGACCAAAGGATTTACCTCCAACATTCTCGACAGTAAAAAATACACCAGTATTATTACCCTATCGGCATGTACTGAAAAACGATCGATGGAAGATCTCTTCAGACTGTCAGTGGGAGCAACAACTCTCGTATATACTCTAGCCACAATGACAACTATTTTCGGAGAAAAATTAGCAGGAGATCGTGACGTACTGCTGAGCCATCCGTGGGTCGTCTTCGCTGGGTCTATTCTCCTCAAACACACGCAGATTCATTCAGTCAATTCACAAATG GCTTGTGAATGGGATCCCAAAGCAGGCAGCTCGTGGACACGTGCAATGGTTTTGATACCACTTTACGGACTCATCAATCACAGCTGCGATCCGTCAGTTAATTACACCTCGCATGGAAGATACATGGCGCTACACACAATTCGTCCAATTAAAAAGGGCGAACAG ATTTTCGATCATCGAGGGGTCTcttttgcatcagttccctatGCCCAGAGGCAGCTCCAGAGACGCCAACTGTTTTTCTTCATGTGTGACTGCCTCCCATGCCAGCAGAACTGGCCAGAATTCAACGATCTGCCCTCCTACTCAGAGATGGACCTACCCAAGTCAGTTGTAGAGACCCTCGACACCATAATGTGTTCTCACAATGTCTTCAACATCATGCAGAGCCGTTCAACATTGGACAACAGTTCAGTCACACCACTTTCCTTAGTTGTCTTGATTGAAAACCTCAAAGAGCTGTATAAATACGTGCAGCAGCCGTGTCGAGAGATCGAGGAAGTCGTCAGGACTCTGGAACACATTTGGCTTCAGACTGGAAGTCGCTGCCAATCGCTGGATAGTTAG
- the LOC135168634 gene encoding SET and MYND domain-containing protein 4-like isoform X2: MATSDQEAIQDHFSRIREWLNAHRDLSYPEIFSPLYNDEDRIRLTIAILGEHSLLGGGTPTEKSAYALGKDLNLSQIHGSSADHLLRHRKRAKHDIVIQLCTLAIMCAPVDSQELAIAYGRRAEALLQVKLYEDCLKDVERAVKLEYPPSLMTKLLLIKTRALASLFEVDSIIVEKAIEETKALAKEMSGNKRGPITYVLNQIISGKVKRSNHVVKWNDEGSLPDFPPGHVDNAELPGASAAIAIRYSGKYGRHVVATRDIDVGEVLAVQMPYAAVLELDRRNTNCWYCLKQTWSGIPCDECVTVLFCSEECKERAWSEFHDIECNILGFIITEKMDITAIMSARLLIKGWREAGSWERLKENMEAIESNSDLRTKGFTSNILDSKKYTSIITLSACTEKRSMEDLFRLSVGATTLVYTLATMTTIFGEKLAGDRDVLLSHPWVVFAGSILLKHTQIHSVNSQMACEWDPKAGSSWTRAMVLIPLYGLINHSCDPSVNYTSHGRYMALHTIRPIKKGEQSPLSPDFRSSRGLFCISSLCPEAAPETPTVFLHV; the protein is encoded by the exons ATGGCGACTTCAG ACCAAGAAGCCATCCAAGACCATTTCTCAAGAATCCGCGAGTGGCTGAACGCCCACCGAGACCTGTCCTATCCAGAAATTTTCTCACCGCTCTATAATGACGAGGACCGCATCAGACTAACCATCGCAATCCTCGGCGAGCACAGCCTCCTAGGGGGAGGCACACCCACCGAGAAGTCAGCGTACGCTCTCGGGAAGGACCTGAATTTGTCTCAGATACATGGCTCATCTGCAGATCATTTGCTCAGACACCGTAAGCGTGCTAAACATGACATCGTTATCCAGCTCTGTACACTGGCGATAATGTGCGCCCCAGTAGATTCCCAGGAACTTGCGATAGCCTACGGTAGACGTGCTGAGGCACTCCTTCAGGTGAAGCTATATGAGGACTGTCTCAAGGATGTGGAGAGAGCGGTGAAGTTGGAGTACCCACCGAGCCTAATGACGAAGCTTCTTCTGATAAAAACAAGGGCCCTGGCGAGTCTCTTCGAGGTTGACAGCATAATCGTGGAGAAGGCCATCGAGGAGACAAAGGCGTTGGCTAAAGAAATGAGTGGTAATAAAAGGGGGCCCATCACCTACGTTCTGAACCAGATCATCAGCGGAAAAGTCAAACGATCGAATCATGTCGTCAAGTGGAATGACGAGGGATCCCTTCCAGATTTCCCCCCTGGACATGTCGATAATGCAGAGCTTCCTGGAGCATCAGCAGCCATTGCCATTCGTTACTCCGGAAAATACGGGAGGCATGTTGTAGCCACCAGGGATATCGACGTAGGAGAGGTGTTGGCTGTCCAAATGCCTTATGCTGCAGTTCTTGAACTCGATAGGAGAAACACCAATTGCTGGTACTGCTTGAAGCAGACCTGGTCTGGCATTCCATGCGACGAGTGTGTTACTGTTCTTTTTTGCTCGGAAGAGTGCAAGGAAAGGGCTTGGTCGGAGTTTCATGACATCGAATGTAACATTCTCGGATTTATCATTACGGAGAAGATGGATATCACTGCTATCATGAGTGCCAGACTGCTCATCAAGGGGTGGCGGGAGGCTGGCAGCTGGGAGAGACTGAAGGAGAACATGGAGGCGATCGAATCTAATTCTG ATTTAAGGACCAAAGGATTTACCTCCAACATTCTCGACAGTAAAAAATACACCAGTATTATTACCCTATCGGCATGTACTGAAAAACGATCGATGGAAGATCTCTTCAGACTGTCAGTGGGAGCAACAACTCTCGTATATACTCTAGCCACAATGACAACTATTTTCGGAGAAAAATTAGCAGGAGATCGTGACGTACTGCTGAGCCATCCGTGGGTCGTCTTCGCTGGGTCTATTCTCCTCAAACACACGCAGATTCATTCAGTCAATTCACAAATG GCTTGTGAATGGGATCCCAAAGCAGGCAGCTCGTGGACACGTGCAATGGTTTTGATACCACTTTACGGACTCATCAATCACAGCTGCGATCCGTCAGTTAATTACACCTCGCATGGAAGATACATGGCGCTACACACAATTCGTCCAATTAAAAAGGGCGAACAG TCTCCCTTATCTCCAGATTTTCGATCATCGAGGGGTCTcttttgcatcagttccctatGCCCAGAGGCAGCTCCAGAGACGCCAACTGTTTTTCTTCATGTGTGA